A window from Peromyscus eremicus chromosome 1, PerEre_H2_v1, whole genome shotgun sequence encodes these proteins:
- the Kcnk18 gene encoding potassium channel subfamily K member 18 produces MEAEEPPEARACCPEVLGKARRCCPEALGKLLPGFCFLCCLVTYALVGAALFSAVEGRPDPEAEENPELKKFLDKLCSILKCNRTVVEGNRKDLCEHLQQMKPQWFKAPEDWSFLSALFFCCTVFSTVGYGHMYPVTRLGKFLCMLYALFGIPLMFLVLTDIGDILATILSRAYNRFQALLCLPHAPSKWCSSLLCRRQPDSKPVAETIPQIVISAGVDEFLDPQPYREPASPSCNVELFERLVAQEKQDKLQPPMMGPVERSSSCPELVLGRLSCSILSNLDEVGQQVERLDIPLPVIALVIFAYISCAAAVLPFWETELGFEDAFYFCFVTLTTIGFGDITLDHPHFFLFFSIYIIVGMEIVFIAFKLMQNRLLHTYKTLMLFFCKREVSLPC; encoded by the exons ATGGAGGCTGAGGAGCCACCTGAGGCCAGGGCATGCTGCCCCGAGGTCCTGGGGAAAGCCAGGAGATGCTGCCCTGAGGCCCTGGGCAAGcttctgcctggcttctgtttcctctgctgcCTGGTAACCTACGCACTGGTGGGTGCTGCTCTATTCTCCGCAGTAGAGGGCCGCCCTGATCCAGAGGCTGAGGAGAATCCTGAGTTGAAGAAGTTCCTGGACAAGCTGTGTAGCATCCTGAAATGTAATAGAACAG TGGTGGAAGGCAACAGGAAGGACCTGTGTGAGCATCTGCAGCAGATGAAGCCCCAGTGGTTCAAGGCACCTGAGGACTGGTCCTTCCTGAGTGCTCTCTTTTTCTGCTGCACAGTGTTCAGCACAGTGG GTTATGGCCACATGTACCCCGTCACCAGGCTTGGCAAGTTCCTGTGCATGCTCTATGCTCTCTTTGGAATCCCTTTgatgttcctggtcctcacagaCATAGGGGACATCCTAGCCACCATCTTATCCAGGGCTTACAATCGGTTCCAGGCTCTCCTTTGCCTCCCCCATGCTCCCTCCAAGTGGTGCTCCAGCTTGCTCTGCAGGAGGCAGCCTGATAGCAAACCTGTGGCTGAAACCATCCCTCAGATTGTCATCAGTGCTGGGGTGGATGAGTTCCTAGACCCCCAGCCATACCGGGAGCCTGCGTCTCCAAGCTGCAATGTGGAGCTGTTTGAGAGATTAGTTGCACAAGAGAAACAGGACAAGCTACAACCACCCATGATGGGGCCTGTAGAGAGGAGCAGCTCATGTCCCGAGCTGGTGCTGGGACGACTGTCCTGTTCTATCCTTAGCAATCTGGATGAAGTGGGCCAGCAGGTGGAGAGGCTGGACATCCCTCTCCCTGTCATCGCCCTGGTCATCTTCGCCTACATCTCCTGTGCAGCTGCTGTCCTCCCGTTCTGGGAGACGGAGCTGGGCTTCGAGGATGCCTTCTACTTCTGCTTCGTCACACTGACCACCATTGGGTTTGGGGACATCACCCTAGATCACccccacttcttcctcttcttctccattTACATCATTGTCGGCATGGAGATTGTGTTCATCGCCTTCAAACTGATGCAGAACAGGCTCCTACATACCTACAAAACCCTCATGCTGTTTTTTTGCAAAAGGGAAGTTTCACTACCTTGCTAA